Proteins found in one Quercus robur chromosome 2, dhQueRobu3.1, whole genome shotgun sequence genomic segment:
- the LOC126713688 gene encoding derlin-1 isoform X1, which translates to MSSPAEYYKSLPPISKAFGTLCLLMTTAYQFKLYDLQNIALIYKPVFTHFQVWRLITNFFFLGNFSINFGIRLLMIARYGVQLEKGPFDRRTADFLWMMIFGSFSLLVLSAIPIFWSPFLGISLVFMLLYVWSREFPNAQINIYGLVTFKAFYLPWTMLAMDVIFGSPLMPDLLGIIAGHLYYFLTVLHPLAGGKNILETPMWVHKIVARWQIGAQPISRAQPAGRAQPEPTTGTTFRGRSYRLSD; encoded by the exons ATGTCTTCTCCTGCTGA ATATTATAAGTCTCTTCCACCCATAAGCAAGGCTTTTGGGACCCTTTGCCTTCTGATGACCACAGCCTATCAGTTTAAGCTGTATGATCTTCAAAATATTGCGTTAATATATAAACCTGTGTTCACACATTTTCAG GTGTGGAGGCTTAttacaaatttctttttccttggcAATTTCTCTATCAATTTTGGAATCCGCCTATTAATGAT AGCTAGATATGGAGTTCAGCTTGAGAAGGGACCATTTGATAGGCGGACAGCAGACTTTTTGTGGATGATGATATTTGGATCCTTTTCATTGTTG GTATTATCAGCAATCCCTATATTTTGGTCCCCCTTCTTAGGAATATCACTTGTGTTCATGCTTCTCTATGTCTGGAGTAGAGAGTTTCCAAATGCCCAAATCAACATATATGGCCTTGTGACTTTTAAG GCATTTTATCTACCATGGACCATGCTTGCTATGGATGTTATTTTCGGTTCACCGCTTATGCCAGATTTGCTAGGAATCATTGCAGGGCATCTGTATTACTTCTTGACAGTGTTGCATCCACTTGCTGGTGGCAAAAACATACTGGAGACTCCAATGTGGGT ACATAAAATAGTCGCAAGGTGGCAGATAGGAGCTCAGCCAATCAGTCGTGCCCAGCCTGCAGGTCGTGCCCAACCTGAACCGACAACTGGTACGACTTTCAGGGGAAGGTCTTATCGACTTAGTGATTAA
- the LOC126713688 gene encoding derlin-1 isoform X2, whose product MSSPAEYYKSLPPISKAFGTLCLLMTTAYQFKLYDLQNIALIYKPVFTHFQVWRLITNFFFLGNFSINFGIRLLMIARYGVQLEKGPFDRRTADFLWMMIFGSFSLLVLSAIPIFWSPFLGISLVFMLLYVWSREFPNAQINIYGLVTFKAFYLPWTMLAMDVIFGSPLMPDLLGIIAGHLYYFLTVLHPLAGGKNILETPMWVYPSNFGLFKDTNRFD is encoded by the exons ATGTCTTCTCCTGCTGA ATATTATAAGTCTCTTCCACCCATAAGCAAGGCTTTTGGGACCCTTTGCCTTCTGATGACCACAGCCTATCAGTTTAAGCTGTATGATCTTCAAAATATTGCGTTAATATATAAACCTGTGTTCACACATTTTCAG GTGTGGAGGCTTAttacaaatttctttttccttggcAATTTCTCTATCAATTTTGGAATCCGCCTATTAATGAT AGCTAGATATGGAGTTCAGCTTGAGAAGGGACCATTTGATAGGCGGACAGCAGACTTTTTGTGGATGATGATATTTGGATCCTTTTCATTGTTG GTATTATCAGCAATCCCTATATTTTGGTCCCCCTTCTTAGGAATATCACTTGTGTTCATGCTTCTCTATGTCTGGAGTAGAGAGTTTCCAAATGCCCAAATCAACATATATGGCCTTGTGACTTTTAAG GCATTTTATCTACCATGGACCATGCTTGCTATGGATGTTATTTTCGGTTCACCGCTTATGCCAGATTTGCTAGGAATCATTGCAGGGCATCTGTATTACTTCTTGACAGTGTTGCATCCACTTGCTGGTGGCAAAAACATACTGGAGACTCCAATGTGGGTGTATCCTTCAAATTTTGGGTTGTTTAAG GACACCAACAGATTTGATTAG
- the LOC126713687 gene encoding uncharacterized protein LOC126713687, with protein sequence MMWNAPWGTHSSLFGRTFGASIFLQRLKSLLGGPVSTGCQQGKRFALEASLLAMNVQYVMIHRNKWTFHDSALYILAHKPPTDLEMFLTAAWAIWFNRNKVTHDDKCSSPSETWQMAKNLVEELNDAVNIDLFTPRPSHQAGWSPPSPGVFKVNVDGSSSDLEESSSVGVIIRDCKGQTVAAFCKPLQAHYTTDLVEVFAMEQGILLAQELQLSKVMFESDALSMINAINESAFGTPHGHIIQDISHAHQSFVFCSFRHLNRAFNGAAHALAQFARCNRTVHLWKGVTPSFLDPIVQADMQH encoded by the exons ATGATGTGGAATGCTCCATGGGGGACCCACTCAAGCCTCTTTGGAAGAACCTTTGGCGCCTCAATCTTCCTGCAAAGGTTAAAATCTTTGCTTGGAGGGCCTGTGTCAACGGGCTGCCAACAAGGGAAAAGATTTGCACTCGAGGCATCACTACTAGCAATGAATGTCCAATATGTG ATGATCCATAGGAACAAATGGACTTTCCATGATTCGGCCTTATACATTTTAGCCCACAAGCCTCCCACTGATTTGGAGATGTTCCTCACTGCTGCTTGGGCAATTTGGTTCAACAGAAACAAAGTTACACATGATGATAAATGCTCTTCTCCCTCTGAGACTTGGCAGATGGCCAAAAACTTAGTTGAGGAGCTCAATGACGCGGTAAATATTGACTTATTCACGCCTAGACCCTCTCACCAAGCTGGCTGGTCTCCTCCTTCACCCGGTGTCTTTAAAGTCAATGTTGATGGGTCTTCATCCGATCTTGAAGAGTCATCCAGCGTTGGAGTCATCATCAGGGACTGCAAAGGCCAAACCGTTGCTGCCTTCTGTAAGCCTCTTCAGGCCCATTACACGACTGATCTGGTGGAGGTTTTTGCAATGGAGCAAGGTATCTTGCTTGCTCAAGAGTTACAACTCTCCAAGGTTATGTTTGAAAGTGATGCTCTCTCAATGATCAATGCCATCAATGAATCTGCCTTTGGAACCCCTCATGGACATATTATTCAGGACATTTCTCATGCTCATCAATCCTTTGTTTTCTGCTCCTTCAGGCACCTCAATCGGGCTTTTAATGGTGCTGCCCATGCGCTGGCCCAGTTTGCCCGTTGTAATAGGACTGTCCACTTGTGGAAAGGGGTTACCCCTTCTTTTCTAGATCCTATTGTACAAGCTGATATGCAGCATTAA
- the LOC126713688 gene encoding derlin-1 isoform X3: MSSPAEYYKSLPPISKAFGTLCLLMTTAYQFKLYDLQNIALIYKPVFTHFQVWRLITNFFFLGNFSINFGIRLLMIARYGVQLEKGPFDRRTADFLWMMIFGSFSLLVLSAIPIFWSPFLGISLVFMLLYVWSREFPNAQINIYGLVTFKAFYLPWTMLAMDVIFGSPLMPDLLGIIAGHLYYFLTVLHPLAGGKNILETPMWVYPSNFGLFKI; this comes from the exons ATGTCTTCTCCTGCTGA ATATTATAAGTCTCTTCCACCCATAAGCAAGGCTTTTGGGACCCTTTGCCTTCTGATGACCACAGCCTATCAGTTTAAGCTGTATGATCTTCAAAATATTGCGTTAATATATAAACCTGTGTTCACACATTTTCAG GTGTGGAGGCTTAttacaaatttctttttccttggcAATTTCTCTATCAATTTTGGAATCCGCCTATTAATGAT AGCTAGATATGGAGTTCAGCTTGAGAAGGGACCATTTGATAGGCGGACAGCAGACTTTTTGTGGATGATGATATTTGGATCCTTTTCATTGTTG GTATTATCAGCAATCCCTATATTTTGGTCCCCCTTCTTAGGAATATCACTTGTGTTCATGCTTCTCTATGTCTGGAGTAGAGAGTTTCCAAATGCCCAAATCAACATATATGGCCTTGTGACTTTTAAG GCATTTTATCTACCATGGACCATGCTTGCTATGGATGTTATTTTCGGTTCACCGCTTATGCCAGATTTGCTAGGAATCATTGCAGGGCATCTGTATTACTTCTTGACAGTGTTGCATCCACTTGCTGGTGGCAAAAACATACTGGAGACTCCAATGTGGGTGTATCCTTCAAATTTTGGGTTGTTTAAG ATTTGA
- the LOC126698893 gene encoding uncharacterized protein LOC126698893, whose protein sequence is METPKEVKSQAIADLLAQFPREEEFPLDDEVPGEVVMAEEVREQWVMKFDGSSITQSGGMGVVLYHEEDKAVALSFKLEFPCSNNMAEYEAYLIGLATTLEMGVKHLKGNGPKDGGEIFNFRNRTCSKERKPVCGCISRIRLANNVRRGRDNTRVVVNKREESIIEVLKERFREEMCKRDWRIPIREALMKEEGAAELKVLKDYALVRGELYCKMLGGVLSRCIGQEEA, encoded by the exons ATGGAGACACCCAAGGAGGTGAAAAGCCAGGCTATAGCAGATCTATTGGCACAGTTTCCGAGAGAAGAAGAATTCCCGTTGGACGATGAAGTTCCAGGGGAAGTAGTCATGGCAGAAGAAGTTAGAGAACAATGGGTAATGAAATTTGATGGGTCTTCTATCACCCAATCAGGGGGAATGGGAGTAGTTCTGTACCATGAAGAAGATAAGGCAGTAGCGCTATCATTCAAACTGGAATTCCCCTGTTCAAACAACATGGCAGAATATGAAGCCTATCTAATCGGGTTGGCCACAACTCTTGAAATGGGGGTCAAGCACTTAAAG GGTAATGGCCCAAAAGATGGAGGAGAAATTTTCAACTTTCGAAATAGAACATGCTCCAAGGAACGAAAACCAGTTTGCGGATGCATTAGCCGCATTAGGCTCGCAAATAATGTTCGAAGGGGAAGGGATAACACTAGGGTAGTGGTCAACAAGAGGGAAGAATCCATTATTGAAGTGTTAAAGGAAAGATTTCGGGAGGAAATGTGCAAAAGGGATTGGCGAATCCCCATAAGGGAAGCCTTGATGAAAGAAGAAGGTGCCGCAGAACTGAAAGTGTTGAAAGACTACGCCCTGGTGAGAGGAGAACTGTACTGCAAGATGCTTGGTGGGGTTTTGTCCAGATGCATAGGGCAAGAGGAGGCCTAG